One window of the Chitinophaga niabensis genome contains the following:
- the purB gene encoding adenylosuccinate lyase, whose protein sequence is MMQLQALTAISPVDGRYRGQLEELAPYFSEFALIRYRVQVEVEYFIALADQKLFTLPKARIPALRNIYQSFTIENAQLVKDTEKITNHDVKAVEYFLKNELKALGLEDKLEWIHFGLTSQDVNNTATPLLWKEAVEHVYLPAISNLIIHLKKLAKEWKAVPMLARTHGQPASPTRLGKEILVFVERLEGQIKLLGQIPFAAKFGGATGNFNAHHVAFPSINWEKFGNKFVNGVLGLQRMQYTTQIEHYDNLSAQFDTLKRVNNILVDFARDVWTYISMDYFKQKIKKNEVGSSAMPHKVNPIDFENAEGNLGLANALFEHLSAKLPISRLQRDLTDSTVLRNVGVPMAHTVLAVKSLEKGLGKLILNAAKLQADLENNWAVVAEAIQTVLRRENYPQPYEALKELTRNGEQITQKTMLKFIDGLKISATLKKELKAITPHNYTGIH, encoded by the coding sequence ATGATGCAATTACAAGCTTTAACTGCTATTTCCCCGGTAGACGGGCGTTACAGAGGACAATTGGAAGAACTGGCCCCCTATTTTTCCGAGTTTGCGTTGATACGCTACCGTGTACAGGTAGAGGTAGAATATTTCATAGCCCTGGCGGACCAGAAGCTTTTTACACTGCCCAAAGCCAGGATCCCTGCTTTAAGGAACATCTATCAATCTTTCACCATTGAAAATGCTCAGCTGGTAAAGGATACAGAAAAGATCACCAACCACGATGTTAAAGCAGTGGAATATTTCCTGAAAAATGAACTGAAGGCCCTGGGGCTGGAAGATAAACTGGAGTGGATCCACTTCGGCCTTACTTCCCAGGATGTGAACAACACAGCTACTCCCCTGCTCTGGAAGGAAGCGGTAGAGCATGTTTACCTGCCTGCCATCTCCAACCTGATCATTCACCTGAAGAAACTGGCAAAAGAATGGAAAGCTGTACCGATGCTGGCCAGAACACATGGTCAGCCTGCATCTCCTACCCGTTTAGGTAAAGAGATCCTGGTGTTTGTAGAAAGACTCGAAGGACAGATCAAATTATTAGGCCAGATACCTTTTGCGGCTAAGTTTGGTGGAGCAACAGGGAATTTCAATGCACATCATGTTGCCTTCCCTTCCATTAACTGGGAGAAGTTCGGGAATAAGTTTGTGAACGGGGTATTAGGACTGCAAAGGATGCAATACACCACACAGATTGAACATTACGATAATCTTTCCGCACAGTTTGATACCTTGAAACGTGTGAACAATATCCTCGTGGATTTTGCACGTGATGTGTGGACCTATATCTCCATGGATTACTTCAAACAGAAGATCAAAAAGAACGAAGTGGGTTCTTCTGCGATGCCGCATAAAGTAAACCCCATCGACTTTGAAAATGCAGAAGGCAACCTTGGCCTGGCGAATGCTTTGTTTGAACACTTAAGTGCTAAACTTCCTATCTCCCGCCTGCAGCGTGACCTGACGGATTCCACTGTACTCCGCAATGTTGGTGTGCCAATGGCACATACGGTATTGGCTGTTAAATCCCTTGAAAAAGGATTGGGCAAGCTGATCCTCAATGCTGCGAAATTACAGGCGGACCTGGAGAATAACTGGGCAGTTGTTGCAGAAGCGATACAAACTGTTTTGCGCCGTGAGAATTATCCGCAGCCTTATGAAGCGTTGAAAGAATTAACGCGTAACGGGGAGCAGATCACGCAGAAAACAATGCTCAAATTCATTGATGGACTGAAGATCAGCGCTACCTTGAAGAAAGAACTGAAAGCTATCACACCTCATAATTATACCGGTATCCATTGA
- a CDS encoding NADPH-dependent F420 reductase, which translates to MKAGIIGSGVVGTTIGQGLVRLGHSVMIGTRHPRQEKLQQWMMENSPGSSIGTFAETAAYGEVIFLCTNWSGTQNVIEQAGVWNFKKKIIVDVTNPLDGKGPDKTGRLGLAPGNSNSGGEQVQAWLPDAHVVKALNIVGNLLMVNPQFQEGDPTMLIAGNDNLAKKAVSEILRQLGWKDITDTGNIEMSRYLEGLAVIWSAIAFREGSWNHAFRLLRK; encoded by the coding sequence ATGAAGGCAGGCATCATTGGCTCTGGCGTGGTAGGTACTACCATAGGCCAGGGGCTGGTACGTTTAGGCCACTCCGTTATGATCGGAACACGGCATCCCAGGCAGGAGAAACTACAGCAATGGATGATGGAAAACAGCCCTGGCAGCAGCATTGGCACCTTCGCTGAAACAGCCGCTTATGGAGAAGTGATCTTTCTTTGTACCAACTGGAGTGGTACACAGAACGTGATCGAGCAGGCCGGTGTATGGAATTTCAAAAAGAAGATAATCGTAGATGTCACCAATCCCCTGGATGGCAAAGGTCCTGATAAAACCGGCAGGCTAGGACTTGCCCCCGGCAATAGTAATTCCGGGGGAGAACAGGTACAGGCCTGGTTACCGGATGCCCATGTAGTAAAAGCCCTTAACATAGTAGGCAACCTCCTGATGGTCAATCCCCAATTCCAGGAAGGAGATCCCACCATGCTCATTGCAGGAAACGATAACCTGGCCAAAAAAGCAGTCAGTGAAATACTCCGTCAACTAGGCTGGAAAGACATTACAGACACCGGGAACATCGAAATGAGCCGTTACCTGGAAGGATTAGCTGTGATCTGGTCCGCTATCGCATTCCGGGAAGGCAGCTGGAACCATGCTTTCAGGCTGCTAAGGAAGTAA
- a CDS encoding TCR/Tet family MFS transporter, translated as MADRQKWALSFIFITLLIDFTGFGIISPVVPKLIETLTGGDISDASQYGGWLTFSYAIIQFVCAPILGGLSDRYGRRPVLLLSMFGMGVDYLFLAFAPSIFWLFVGRIILGLTGASITAASAYIADVSTPEKRAQNFGLLGMALGIGFTLGPSIGGFASKLWGVHAPFLITAGMSLLNALYGYFILPESLKKENRRTFEWKRSNPIGTLKQLKNYQKIYSLLGAVFLIYIAVHAIQSNWTFYNMYRFGWEEDMVGLSLSLSGILLAIVQGGLIRIVLPKLGYHRAVYIGLLIYMTSFLLFGLATAGWMMFAILVAYSMGGIFGPSLQGIMSNQVSSSEQGELQGAMTSLISLSNIIGPLLMTGVFHFFTKKDTVFRFPGAPFFLASVLTSIAAVLAIRAFRRTTAVAEPEPATATEEIVEGELVPR; from the coding sequence ATGGCTGACAGGCAGAAGTGGGCACTATCGTTCATCTTCATTACATTATTGATCGACTTTACCGGGTTTGGTATTATATCCCCCGTTGTTCCCAAACTGATTGAAACCCTTACCGGTGGCGATATTAGTGATGCTTCCCAGTATGGAGGCTGGCTTACTTTTTCCTATGCCATTATACAATTTGTGTGCGCCCCTATCCTCGGAGGGCTGAGTGACCGTTATGGAAGAAGGCCTGTGCTATTGCTTTCCATGTTTGGTATGGGAGTAGATTACCTCTTCCTGGCTTTTGCACCTTCCATCTTCTGGTTGTTTGTGGGCAGGATCATATTAGGACTCACCGGCGCCAGCATCACAGCGGCTTCCGCTTATATTGCAGATGTCAGTACACCTGAAAAACGGGCACAGAACTTTGGCCTGCTGGGAATGGCTTTGGGGATAGGATTCACGCTGGGGCCTTCTATCGGAGGGTTTGCGAGTAAGCTCTGGGGTGTTCATGCACCTTTCCTGATAACAGCGGGCATGTCTTTATTGAATGCACTGTATGGTTATTTCATTCTGCCGGAATCCCTTAAAAAAGAGAACAGGCGCACTTTTGAATGGAAACGATCCAATCCCATAGGTACTTTAAAGCAACTGAAGAACTATCAGAAGATCTATTCCCTGCTGGGCGCGGTTTTCCTGATCTATATAGCGGTACATGCCATTCAAAGCAACTGGACGTTCTATAACATGTATAGATTCGGTTGGGAAGAAGACATGGTGGGGCTTTCGCTTTCCCTTTCGGGAATCCTGCTGGCTATTGTACAAGGCGGGCTGATCAGGATCGTGCTGCCTAAGCTGGGTTACCATAGGGCGGTATATATTGGTTTACTGATCTACATGACCAGCTTTTTGCTGTTTGGCTTAGCTACAGCGGGTTGGATGATGTTTGCCATACTGGTGGCCTATAGCATGGGGGGAATTTTTGGGCCATCGCTGCAAGGGATCATGAGTAACCAGGTATCATCTTCTGAACAGGGGGAATTACAGGGAGCTATGACCAGTCTGATCAGTTTGAGTAATATCATCGGGCCTTTGCTGATGACGGGCGTGTTTCATTTTTTTACGAAGAAGGATACGGTTTTCCGTTTCCCGGGAGCGCCGTTCTTCCTGGCTTCTGTTTTGACTTCCATTGCTGCTGTGCTGGCTATCAGGGCGTTCAGGAGGACTACTGCTGTTGCTGAGCCTGAGCCTGCCACAGCTACGGAGGAGATTGTTGAAGGGGAACTGGTTCCGCGGTAA
- a CDS encoding nucleoside-diphosphate kinase — protein sequence MSNRTFTMIKPDAVENGHIGGILDKICAAGFRIVAMKQTKLSAEKAGEFYAVHKERPFYGELVEFMSSGHIVAAILEKSNAVEDFRKLIGATNPAQAEEGTIRKIYAESIGRNAVHGSDSDENAEIEGNFFFSGLEKF from the coding sequence ATGAGTAACAGAACATTTACCATGATCAAGCCCGATGCCGTTGAAAACGGACATATCGGAGGTATCCTTGATAAGATCTGCGCAGCAGGTTTCAGGATCGTAGCAATGAAGCAAACGAAACTTTCTGCTGAGAAAGCGGGTGAGTTTTATGCTGTACACAAAGAGAGACCTTTTTATGGTGAGTTGGTTGAATTCATGAGTAGCGGGCATATTGTTGCTGCTATCCTGGAGAAGAGCAATGCCGTAGAGGATTTCCGTAAACTGATCGGGGCTACAAATCCTGCTCAGGCTGAAGAAGGTACTATCCGTAAGATCTATGCTGAGTCTATCGGTAGGAATGCGGTGCATGGCTCTGATTCTGATGAGAATGCGGAGATTGAAGGGAACTTCTTCTTCAGCGGTTTGGAGAAATTCTAG
- a CDS encoding menaquinone biosynthetic enzyme MqnA/MqnD family protein, translating to MERKVKVAAVSYLNTKPLLYGFRDHKVLRSMELTMDYPAKIARQLIDGEVDLALVPVAIIPKLKEYHIIADFCIGAEGPVASVCLFSEVPLQEIKRIYLDYQSRTSVALLKVLVREHWKLNVEFVETSGDYQDLIKGTDAGLVIGDRALKQRLISPYIYDLGEAWVRFTSLPFVFAAWISNRPLPVEFIQQFNDANQIGLNNLPIVVSENGSPDYDLTTYYTQNISYRLTPAKRQGMQKFLSYLQ from the coding sequence TTGGAACGGAAAGTAAAAGTAGCGGCAGTTAGTTATTTGAATACGAAACCTTTATTATATGGTTTCAGGGATCATAAAGTGTTACGCTCCATGGAGCTGACAATGGATTATCCGGCTAAGATAGCCCGCCAGTTGATTGATGGAGAAGTAGATCTGGCCCTGGTGCCGGTGGCAATTATTCCAAAATTGAAAGAATACCATATCATCGCAGATTTCTGCATTGGTGCGGAAGGCCCTGTTGCCTCTGTTTGCCTTTTCAGCGAGGTACCCCTGCAGGAGATAAAACGTATTTACCTGGACTACCAAAGCCGTACTTCCGTAGCCCTCCTGAAGGTTCTGGTGCGGGAGCACTGGAAACTGAACGTGGAATTTGTGGAAACTTCCGGAGATTACCAGGACCTGATCAAAGGAACAGACGCAGGACTCGTAATTGGAGACCGTGCTCTCAAACAACGCCTCATTTCCCCTTATATATATGATCTCGGTGAAGCCTGGGTCCGCTTCACCAGCCTGCCTTTTGTATTTGCAGCCTGGATCAGCAACCGCCCGTTGCCTGTGGAATTCATCCAACAGTTCAACGATGCCAACCAGATCGGGCTCAATAACCTTCCGATAGTGGTATCTGAAAACGGCAGTCCGGATTACGATCTCACCACTTATTATACCCAGAACATCAGTTACCGTTTAACCCCTGCAAAGCGGCAGGGCATGCAAAAGTTCCTCAGTTACCTGCAATAA
- the recF gene encoding DNA replication/repair protein RecF (All proteins in this family for which functions are known are DNA-binding proteins that assist the filamentation of RecA onto DNA for the initiation of recombination or recombinational repair.), with the protein MLSVSKIALTQFKNYSHRVFHFSRRIVGITGHNGSGKTNLLDAIYYLCFTKSYFSTAENQNVQYTTNGFRLEAQFVRHARDEKIVCTVKEGKKEIALNEESYEKFSRHIGQFPAVMIAPDDAEIILGGSEDRRRWLDSLLSQLHPGYLDHLIAYHKILQQRNSLLKSLAPSPDALLDVFDEQLVQHGVPIFEARKFFLQTFIGQVQQKYDYLAGRHEVVAFRYQSQLLERDLAELLATSRLRDKQMQRTTQGIHRDDLLFLLDEHPMKTSASQGQRKSFLFALKLAQYEAIREHKQFPPILLLDDVFEKLDQERVSRLIQLVQGADYGQVFITDTHGERLLQAFSGNPDMIQLINMQESLP; encoded by the coding sequence TTGTTATCTGTTTCTAAAATAGCGCTTACCCAATTTAAGAATTACTCTCACCGGGTATTCCACTTTTCCAGGAGGATCGTGGGCATCACCGGGCATAATGGTTCCGGCAAGACCAACCTGCTGGATGCCATTTATTACCTCTGTTTCACCAAAAGCTATTTCAGTACGGCCGAAAACCAGAATGTACAGTATACCACCAACGGTTTCCGGCTGGAAGCTCAGTTTGTAAGGCATGCGCGGGACGAGAAGATTGTGTGCACAGTAAAGGAAGGGAAAAAGGAGATTGCGCTGAATGAGGAAAGTTATGAGAAGTTCTCCCGCCATATTGGTCAGTTCCCGGCTGTGATGATTGCGCCGGATGATGCAGAGATCATTCTCGGGGGAAGTGAGGACCGCCGCCGCTGGCTGGATAGTTTGCTTTCCCAGTTGCACCCCGGGTACCTGGATCACCTGATCGCTTATCATAAGATCTTACAACAGCGGAATAGTCTGCTTAAATCACTGGCCCCCTCCCCTGATGCTTTGCTGGATGTGTTTGATGAACAACTGGTACAACATGGGGTGCCGATCTTTGAAGCCCGGAAATTCTTCCTCCAGACCTTCATTGGACAGGTACAGCAGAAATATGATTACCTGGCGGGCCGCCATGAGGTAGTGGCTTTCCGTTATCAAAGCCAGCTCCTGGAGCGTGATCTGGCAGAATTGCTGGCCACCAGCAGGTTGCGGGACAAACAAATGCAAAGGACCACACAGGGCATCCACCGGGATGATCTGTTGTTCCTGCTGGATGAACATCCCATGAAAACCAGTGCTTCCCAGGGGCAGCGCAAAAGTTTCCTCTTTGCCCTGAAACTGGCGCAGTATGAGGCCATCCGGGAGCATAAACAGTTCCCTCCTATCCTTTTACTGGATGATGTGTTCGAAAAGCTGGACCAGGAAAGGGTTTCCAGGCTTATTCAACTAGTGCAGGGGGCTGATTACGGACAGGTTTTCATCACAGATACACACGGAGAACGGCTGTTACAGGCATTCTCCGGTAATCCGGATATGATCCAGCTGATCAATATGCAGGAATCACTTCCTTAA
- a CDS encoding acetyl-CoA hydrolase/transferase C-terminal domain-containing protein — protein MCSTYQYSDIGGQMDFMRGASLSEGGKPIIALPSVTNKGISRIVPQLKPGAGVVTTRGHVHYIITEQGIVNLYGRNLEQRARLLISISHPDHREMLETTFHERFGKLI, from the coding sequence ATCTGTAGCACCTATCAGTACTCCGATATTGGTGGACAGATGGATTTTATGCGGGGCGCTTCTCTTTCTGAAGGAGGTAAACCGATCATCGCATTGCCATCCGTAACGAACAAAGGTATTTCCCGGATCGTTCCACAATTGAAGCCTGGTGCGGGAGTTGTTACTACGCGGGGGCATGTACATTATATTATCACGGAACAGGGAATTGTGAACCTTTACGGCAGGAACCTGGAGCAGCGTGCGCGGTTGCTGATCAGTATTTCACATCCTGATCACAGGGAGATGTTAGAGACAACTTTTCATGAAAGGTTCGGGAAACTGATCTGA
- a CDS encoding DHH family phosphoesterase, whose protein sequence is MKPIEEIKPLLESPKKVVVTMHQKPDADAMGSSLAMCHYLRRKGHDVTVISPTNFPDFLKWMPGSDTVLDFESAQEKSIKALEGVELLFCLDFNTMSRTKTMEPYLEKLQCVKILIDHHLEPQPGFDYGISDTTAASTAQLVYEIIYRLGDEHYIDNDIAQCIYAGTMTDTGSFRFASTSARVHRMVADLLERGLEHELIHQAIYDNFLENRLRFIGHSLLNRMEVYYEANTAIMAIPYSDLKRFDLQTGDTEGLVNFLLSIQGIKLAALIIDRNSEVKLSFRSKGNFDVNTFARKYFEGGGHFHASGGRSTDSLERTVQRFLKAMHENEDILQ, encoded by the coding sequence ATGAAGCCAATCGAGGAAATTAAACCGTTACTGGAAAGCCCCAAGAAAGTGGTGGTCACCATGCACCAGAAGCCCGATGCAGACGCGATGGGCTCGTCATTAGCGATGTGCCACTACCTACGCCGCAAAGGCCACGATGTAACGGTAATATCGCCCACTAATTTCCCTGATTTCCTCAAATGGATGCCTGGTAGCGATACCGTCCTCGATTTTGAGTCTGCTCAGGAAAAATCCATCAAGGCCCTGGAAGGAGTGGAGCTCCTTTTCTGCCTGGATTTCAATACCATGAGCCGCACCAAAACAATGGAGCCCTACCTGGAAAAGCTCCAATGCGTAAAGATCCTCATAGACCACCACCTGGAACCACAGCCGGGTTTCGACTATGGTATCAGCGATACCACCGCCGCTTCCACTGCCCAACTGGTCTACGAGATCATCTATCGCCTTGGGGATGAACATTATATAGATAATGACATCGCCCAATGCATCTACGCCGGCACCATGACTGACACCGGTTCTTTCCGTTTCGCCAGTACCTCAGCCCGTGTTCACCGAATGGTGGCCGATCTGCTGGAAAGAGGCCTCGAACACGAACTCATCCACCAGGCCATATACGATAACTTCCTGGAAAACAGGCTCCGCTTCATCGGCCACAGCCTGCTGAACCGCATGGAAGTCTATTATGAAGCCAATACAGCCATCATGGCCATCCCCTACAGCGACCTGAAAAGGTTCGATCTGCAAACCGGGGACACAGAAGGCCTGGTAAATTTCCTTTTGTCCATCCAAGGCATTAAATTAGCGGCTCTGATTATCGACCGGAATTCAGAAGTAAAACTCTCTTTCCGTTCAAAAGGTAATTTCGACGTGAATACCTTCGCACGTAAATATTTTGAAGGAGGAGGCCATTTTCATGCATCCGGTGGCAGGAGCACCGATTCGCTCGAAAGAACAGTTCAACGTTTCCTGAAGGCCATGCATGAGAATGAAGATATTTTGCAATAG
- a CDS encoding pseudouridylate synthase, with protein sequence MNTAAAFRPFQTSLAVQQLAEGLTFSLDNALHPLSLLAVSELQLHLKHQQEWAGKMFGVLVVRTETGELGYLSAFSGKLAGENHHEGFVPPVFDGLVDGGFVNEGMTKLTRINEEINSPETDAVQVELLKVLRKDHSTSLQYRIFEQYHFLNKLGESKSLIEIFGDRNPPAGAGECAGPKLLQYAYQHKMEPLALAEFWWGSSTRSDHWKHGEFYAPCREKCSSILAHMLS encoded by the coding sequence ATGAACACTGCTGCAGCTTTTCGTCCTTTTCAAACATCTCTTGCTGTTCAGCAGTTAGCAGAAGGACTGACGTTTTCACTGGATAATGCCCTCCACCCTCTTAGTTTACTGGCTGTCAGTGAGTTGCAGTTGCATTTAAAGCATCAGCAGGAATGGGCGGGGAAAATGTTCGGGGTATTGGTAGTGAGAACGGAAACGGGGGAATTGGGTTACCTGTCCGCATTTTCGGGGAAACTGGCCGGAGAGAATCATCACGAGGGATTTGTGCCACCTGTGTTTGATGGATTGGTGGATGGCGGATTTGTGAATGAGGGAATGACAAAACTTACCCGGATCAATGAGGAGATCAATTCCCCTGAAACGGATGCAGTACAGGTGGAGTTGCTTAAAGTACTCAGGAAAGATCATTCTACTTCTTTACAGTACAGGATCTTTGAACAGTATCATTTCCTGAATAAGTTAGGGGAGTCTAAAAGCCTGATTGAAATATTTGGGGATAGAAACCCTCCTGCTGGTGCGGGAGAATGTGCGGGGCCGAAGCTTTTGCAATATGCTTATCAGCATAAGATGGAACCATTGGCGCTGGCAGAATTCTGGTGGGGATCATCTACCAGGTCCGATCACTGGAAACATGGGGAGTTTTATGCACCCTGCAGGGAGAAATGTTCTTCTATATTAGCACATATGCTGAGCTGA
- a CDS encoding FKBP-type peptidyl-prolyl cis-trans isomerase, which translates to MKKNNLLLFASLGLLLASCGKSGPRKTPSGIEYTVAKQGKGDKLKVGDTILVYFASYLNDSLLMKSRDQSPNAIPMIVQKSTVKWDLMDGFAELSEGDSAIFVLPIDSMPAEQRPPFAKPGDKMNVHFIVEGIYSSAKQTAKDEVAIKEYIDKNKLKTTKSPKGVYIAVTQEGTGEQPKNGDVVSVNYTGKLLDGTVFDSNTDSTIRPGMPLEPLTFPVGQGRVIPGWDDALAQLKKGSKATIVIPSALAYGLQGQGQTIKSNSVLVFNVELVDVKPAEAPAPAPAVEAAPAAPAPKK; encoded by the coding sequence ATGAAAAAGAACAACCTGTTACTTTTTGCTTCACTGGGCTTGCTGCTGGCAAGTTGTGGTAAAAGCGGCCCGAGAAAAACACCAAGCGGCATCGAATATACCGTTGCCAAACAAGGTAAAGGAGACAAACTGAAAGTAGGCGATACCATCCTGGTATATTTCGCTTCTTATCTGAATGATTCTCTCCTGATGAAATCAAGGGACCAATCTCCTAACGCTATCCCTATGATCGTTCAGAAATCTACTGTTAAGTGGGACCTGATGGACGGCTTCGCTGAACTGTCTGAAGGAGACAGCGCGATCTTCGTTCTCCCGATCGATTCTATGCCAGCAGAACAAAGACCTCCGTTCGCAAAACCAGGCGACAAAATGAATGTTCATTTCATCGTGGAAGGCATCTATTCTTCAGCTAAGCAAACTGCTAAAGACGAAGTAGCTATTAAGGAGTATATCGACAAGAATAAACTGAAAACCACTAAATCCCCTAAAGGTGTTTATATCGCTGTAACCCAGGAAGGTACCGGCGAACAACCTAAGAACGGAGATGTGGTTTCTGTAAACTATACTGGTAAACTGCTGGATGGTACCGTGTTTGATTCAAACACTGATTCCACTATCCGCCCGGGTATGCCATTAGAGCCATTAACCTTCCCTGTTGGTCAGGGCCGTGTTATTCCAGGATGGGACGATGCACTCGCTCAACTGAAAAAAGGTTCTAAAGCTACTATCGTAATCCCGTCTGCTTTAGCTTACGGTTTACAAGGCCAGGGTCAAACCATCAAGAGCAACAGCGTTCTCGTTTTCAACGTAGAACTGGTTGATGTTAAACCTGCTGAAGCGCCGGCTCCTGCACCAGCTGTTGAAGCAGCTCCTGCTGCACCTGCACCTAAAAAGTAA
- a CDS encoding alpha/beta fold hydrolase — MRTVFLLYLITISFFSTAQEKLVTVNGNNYHVFVKGFENRGKNVPAVIFENGMGVDLGNWKKVLEQVSSFGPVFAYDRAGIGKSDKVFKMPTVQFVSENLHEILKTLKIAPPYILVGHSLGGVYIRSFAGFYPNEISGLVFIDPADFTETKNDWNAIFRTMGVPEKKIDEMLYNRLYQQKTTVDSMNFGPWSERQILNDLRKTDFAEVSKLPLPNVPIYFFVGGKFEVPPAQRSKDFDQEAFFHIKNNANMERWKKLMYSSGKGGTLIYLTNAGHYIHWDDPASVINNIRIMYEGLKE; from the coding sequence ATGAGAACAGTTTTCCTTTTATACCTGATCACGATTTCATTCTTTTCGACTGCACAAGAAAAGTTAGTTACTGTAAATGGAAATAACTACCATGTTTTTGTAAAAGGATTTGAAAACAGAGGGAAAAATGTGCCAGCTGTAATTTTTGAAAATGGAATGGGGGTTGATCTGGGGAATTGGAAAAAAGTACTGGAGCAGGTGTCGTCATTCGGGCCTGTTTTTGCATACGACAGGGCTGGAATAGGCAAGAGTGATAAAGTTTTTAAAATGCCTACCGTTCAGTTTGTATCTGAAAATCTGCATGAGATCCTAAAGACTTTAAAGATAGCGCCACCCTATATATTAGTCGGGCACTCGCTCGGAGGAGTATATATCAGAAGCTTTGCCGGGTTTTATCCCAATGAGATATCAGGCCTGGTTTTTATTGATCCTGCGGATTTTACAGAAACCAAAAATGACTGGAATGCTATTTTCAGAACAATGGGTGTTCCGGAAAAGAAAATTGACGAAATGTTATACAATCGTCTTTATCAGCAAAAAACAACAGTTGATTCAATGAATTTTGGCCCCTGGAGTGAAAGGCAGATCTTAAATGATCTGAGGAAAACAGATTTCGCCGAGGTATCGAAATTACCTTTACCCAATGTTCCAATTTACTTTTTCGTTGGTGGGAAATTTGAAGTTCCTCCGGCCCAAAGGAGTAAGGATTTCGACCAGGAAGCCTTTTTTCATATAAAGAACAACGCAAACATGGAACGCTGGAAAAAACTGATGTATTCATCAGGCAAAGGCGGGACGCTTATTTATCTCACCAATGCCGGACATTATATACACTGGGACGATCCTGCATCTGTCATCAATAATATCAGGATCATGTATGAAGGTCTGAAAGAATAA
- a CDS encoding thiol-disulfide oxidoreductase DCC family protein, whose translation MSRIILFDGVCKFCNGSVNVVIRHDKHDRFKFAPLQSAAGQALLKRFALDTEKMDSFVLIDNDKAYTRSTAVLRVLRRLGFPFNLLYVGIVLPVGLRDSLYNWIAKNRYRWFGKKDQCMVPDEMVRKKFLD comes from the coding sequence TTGAGCCGGATCATCCTGTTTGACGGTGTTTGTAAATTCTGCAACGGCAGTGTGAACGTTGTCATCAGGCATGATAAGCACGACCGGTTTAAGTTTGCTCCTTTGCAGTCTGCTGCCGGGCAAGCGTTGTTAAAGCGGTTTGCATTGGATACGGAGAAGATGGATTCCTTTGTGCTGATAGATAACGATAAGGCCTATACGCGGAGTACGGCGGTGTTGAGGGTGTTGCGAAGGCTGGGTTTTCCTTTTAACCTGTTGTATGTGGGAATAGTATTACCGGTTGGCTTGCGGGACAGTTTGTATAACTGGATTGCAAAGAACAGGTATAGGTGGTTTGGGAAGAAGGACCAGTGTATGGTACCGGATGAAATGGTGAGGAAGAAGTTTTTGGATTGA
- a CDS encoding DUF1328 domain-containing protein codes for MLRWAVIFLIIAIVAAVFGFGGIAAGAVSIARILFFIFVVLFLISLIAGLLRK; via the coding sequence ATGTTACGCTGGGCAGTTATTTTCCTGATCATCGCCATTGTGGCGGCAGTTTTTGGATTCGGCGGAATCGCCGCTGGCGCTGTTTCTATTGCGCGTATCCTCTTCTTTATCTTCGTGGTATTGTTCCTGATCTCCCTGATCGCAGGTTTGTTAAGGAAGTGA